Proteins found in one candidate division TA06 bacterium genomic segment:
- the rfbD gene encoding dTDP-4-dehydrorhamnose reductase has product MILVTGAKGMLGTDLCAELSSQHQVTGVDLGDFDLSHKEAVEAIADLNPQLVVHCAAMTNVDGCETDPDRAYLVNGLGTRHAALACQKLDIPMLYISTDFVFDGTKREPYYEWDSPNPLGHYGRSKLAGEAEVRSLLNRYYIVRTSWLYGPNGKNFVASILKKAREEGTVKVVDDQTGSPTYTRDLCNALSMLGQSNLYGVYHLSNSGTCSWHQFAKAAMKHAGVKTNIIPIKSHEYPTPTKRPAYSVLNNFAWNKEFKTPLRHWEEGLKDYIRETMHVQC; this is encoded by the coding sequence ATGATCTTAGTGACCGGGGCCAAGGGGATGCTGGGCACCGACCTCTGCGCCGAGCTCAGCTCCCAGCACCAGGTGACCGGGGTGGACCTGGGCGATTTTGACCTGTCGCACAAGGAGGCGGTGGAGGCCATCGCCGACCTTAACCCCCAACTGGTGGTGCACTGCGCGGCCATGACCAACGTGGACGGCTGCGAGACAGATCCCGACCGGGCCTACCTGGTCAACGGGCTGGGAACCAGGCACGCGGCCCTGGCCTGCCAAAAACTGGACATTCCGATGTTGTACATCAGCACCGACTTCGTGTTCGACGGGACCAAGCGGGAACCTTATTACGAGTGGGACAGCCCCAATCCCCTGGGGCACTACGGCCGATCCAAGCTGGCGGGGGAGGCGGAGGTGCGATCTCTCCTGAACAGGTATTACATCGTCCGCACATCCTGGCTCTACGGCCCCAACGGCAAGAACTTTGTGGCCAGCATCCTTAAAAAGGCCCGGGAGGAAGGCACGGTCAAAGTGGTTGACGACCAGACCGGCTCGCCCACCTACACCCGCGACCTGTGCAATGCCCTGTCAATGCTGGGTCAGAGCAACCTTTACGGGGTCTATCATCTCAGCAATTCCGGCACCTGCAGTTGGCATCAGTTCGCCAAAGCCGCCATGAAGCACGCCGGGGTCAAAACCAATATCATTCCCATCAAGTCTCACGAATATCCCACTCCCACCAAACGGCCGGCCTATTCGGTGCTGAACAATTTCGCCTGGAACAAGGAATTCAAGACGCCTTTAAGGCACTGGGAAGAGGGATTAAAGGATTACATCCGCGAAACCATGCATGTGCAGTGTTAA
- a CDS encoding TdeIII family type II restriction endonuclease, with amino-acid sequence MAKKVKEVQEMKNAIQAVIKEMMDRIMHKVLVEDPFVSEKHKADKPLYAALVPDEIFKGSHFERRFVTPFGSAWEKLAIVAANKGLGLGLQTHSITGKVNSERLRRIQEVLNKLEHSEKGKQKVRPDWDKELEYVLAGKNKKIIPTTVLCDVYAEDTIKNKKYAFELKAPLPNSDQTKVSKEKILKLYSMSPMQIDGAFYALPYNPYGKRSDYSWPFPARWFDMQNDEVVLIGDEFWEKIGGVGTYNAFIQAVNEIGAEYKDRIYREYLGIEPIKENAKTGL; translated from the coding sequence ATGGCAAAAAAAGTAAAAGAAGTACAAGAAATGAAAAATGCAATTCAAGCCGTCATTAAAGAAATGATGGACAGAATCATGCACAAAGTATTAGTAGAAGATCCTTTTGTTAGTGAAAAACATAAAGCTGACAAACCGTTGTATGCCGCTTTAGTGCCAGATGAAATATTTAAAGGTTCGCATTTTGAAAGGCGTTTTGTAACACCCTTTGGTAGTGCTTGGGAAAAGTTGGCAATAGTTGCAGCGAATAAAGGCTTGGGTCTTGGTCTGCAAACGCATAGTATAACCGGTAAAGTAAACTCAGAAAGGTTGCGAAGGATACAAGAAGTTCTAAATAAATTGGAGCACTCAGAAAAGGGGAAACAAAAAGTTAGGCCTGATTGGGATAAAGAGTTAGAATATGTCTTGGCTGGGAAAAACAAAAAAATAATACCCACAACGGTTCTTTGTGATGTGTATGCAGAAGATACTATAAAAAACAAAAAATATGCTTTTGAGTTAAAAGCTCCGTTGCCTAATAGCGATCAAACTAAAGTGAGTAAAGAGAAAATTCTAAAATTATATAGCATGTCGCCTATGCAAATAGATGGTGCATTTTATGCTTTACCATATAACCCATATGGCAAAAGAAGCGATTATTCATGGCCCTTTCCTGCAAGGTGGTTTGACATGCAAAATGACGAAGTTGTGTTAATTGGTGATGAGTTTTGGGAAAAGATTGGGGGGGTTGGGACATATAATGCTTTTATACAAGCCGTAAATGAAATTGGGGCAGAATACAAAGATAGAATATATCGTGAATATTTAGGTATAGAACCAATTAAAGAGAATGCTAAAACCGGTCTGTAA
- a CDS encoding NTP transferase domain-containing protein has product MKGVILAGGLGTRLRPLTSITNKHLLPVYDRPMIYYPIQTLVEAGIKDIMLVTGGNAAGDFLRLLGNGEEFGLQHINYTYQRREGGIAEALGLCRHFVGNDKVVVMLGDNILDGSIKKAVSDFDKQESGAKIFLKTVDNPKEYGVAELKGPLVKNIIEKPKNPKSNYAVIGIYMYDAQVWNILKTLKPSGRGELEITDVNNAFIQKGHMTYEIIKGWWGDAGSSIEDLWRVNHYIGQKAERAKR; this is encoded by the coding sequence ATGAAGGGAGTCATCTTAGCCGGCGGACTGGGCACCAGGCTGCGCCCGCTAACCAGCATCACCAACAAGCACCTGCTGCCGGTGTACGACAGGCCCATGATCTACTATCCCATCCAGACACTGGTGGAGGCCGGGATCAAGGACATCATGCTGGTGACCGGCGGCAACGCTGCCGGAGATTTCTTAAGGCTTTTGGGCAACGGCGAAGAATTTGGCCTCCAGCACATAAACTACACCTACCAACGGCGCGAGGGAGGGATAGCGGAAGCCCTGGGGCTGTGCCGCCACTTCGTGGGCAATGACAAGGTGGTGGTGATGCTGGGCGACAACATCCTGGACGGATCCATCAAAAAGGCGGTCAGCGATTTTGACAAACAGGAATCGGGAGCCAAGATCTTCCTGAAGACCGTGGATAATCCCAAGGAATACGGGGTGGCCGAGCTCAAAGGCCCGCTGGTTAAGAACATCATAGAGAAACCCAAAAATCCCAAGAGCAATTATGCCGTCATCGGCATCTACATGTATGACGCCCAGGTCTGGAACATCCTGAAAACGCTGAAGCCTTCGGGCCGGGGGGAACTGGAGATCACCGACGTCAACAATGCCTTCATCCAGAAAGGCCACATGACTTACGAGATCATCAAGGGCTGGTGGGGCGACGCCGGGTCATCCATCGAGGACCTGTGGCGGGTCAACCACTACATCGGCCAGAAGGCGGAACGGGCCAAGCGATGA